Proteins from one Sarcophilus harrisii chromosome 2, mSarHar1.11, whole genome shotgun sequence genomic window:
- the LOC100921120 gene encoding protocadherin beta-15-like yields the protein MKPKRQVICFVILLWVCEAASATGRFSVAEEIEVGSFVANVAKTLGLEIGELSARGARVLSEDNRHYLQLNLESGDLLLKEKLDREQLCGPEEPCLLSFQILLEKPFQIVRAELRVQDINDHSPVFPNDEMLLNVPENSPPGSLFPLKTAQDLDIGSNSVQNYTISLNSYFHVQTHARGDGRKFAELVLEKTLDREVQPEVTLTLTALDGGSPPRSGTAQIRVLVVDINDNAPIFPQAQYEVQIPENSPIGSLVVTVSATDLDTGNNGQVSYSFFQGSEEIVNTFEVNPTLGEIKMRRELDFEAIKSYEVDIEATDGGGLSGKCTVVIQVTDVNDNAPELVISSFTSPIPENSPETVVAVFKIRDQDSGENGQMVCSIEGNVPFFLKPSIDNFYTLLTQSSLDRESRVEYNITITVTDLGIPRLKTECNITVLISDINDNPPEFTQSAYTFYLQENNIPALHIGSVKASDRDSGTNAKVTYSFQSPKAGDLPLFSYVSINSDNGNLYVLRSLDYEVIQDFQFTVRATDGGTPPLSSQALVQVVVLDKNDNSPFVLYPPQNGTVPCNDLVPRTAEPGYLVTKVVGVDMDSGQNSWLSYQLLKATDPGLFTLWAHNGEIRTARPISDKDAIKQKLLVLVKDNGEPPLSTVASLNVLLVDGFSEPYLQLSDAPKEQVQIDSLTVYLIISLALISFLFLVSIIMFIAICLWKRKRDATDCSQFDPNNPFPNHLLDVSRTGTLSQNYQYEVCLTSGSGTDEFKFLKPILPSVPPQAT from the coding sequence ATGAAGCCTAAAAGGCAAGTGATATGTTTTGTTATCTTATTGTGGGTTTGTGAGGCGGCCTCAGCAACCGGGAGGTTTTCTGTGGCGGAGGAAATCGAGGTGGGCTCCTTTGTGGCCAATGTGGCAAAGACTTTGGGGCTGGAGATAGGAGAATTGTCGGCCCGCGGGGCCCGAGTCCTCTCTGAGGACAATCGGCATTATTTACAGCTTAACCTAGAAAGTGGGGATCTGCTCCTGAAGGAAAAATTAGACCGGGAGCAGCTGTGTGGTCCGGAGGAGCCGTGTCTGCTGTCTTTTCAGATTTTACTGGAAAAACCCTTTCAGATAGTTCGCGCTGAGCTCCGGGTCCAAGATATAAATGACCATTCGCCTGTTTTCCCCAACGATGAAATGCTTCTCAATGTCCCTGAAAATAGTCCACCCGGGTCTCTGTTTCCTCTGAAAACCGCGCAAGATTTGGACATAGGGAGCAATAGTGTTCAGAACTACACAATCAGTCTTAATTCTTATTTCCACGTTCAAACCCATGCTCGCGGTGACGGCAGGAAGTTCGCGGAGTTGGTGTTGGAGAAAACCCTGGATAGGGAGGTGCAGCCCGAAGTCACTCTAACTCTTACCGCATTGGATGGTGGATCCCCGCCTCGGTCTGGAACAGCTCAAATCCGAGTCCTGGTTGTAGATATCAACGACAATGCCCCCATTTTTCCCCAGGCTCAGTATGAGGTTCAGATCCCGGAGAATAGCCCCATCGGCTCCCTGGTAGTCACAGTCTCTGCTACAGATTTGGACACAGGGAATAATGGGCAAGTATCATATTCATTTTTCCAAGGCTCCGAAGAAATTGTAAATACTTTTGAAGTAAATCCCACTttaggagaaattaaaatgagaagagaacTAGACTTTGAGGCAATTAAATCTTACGAGGTGGATATTGAAGCCACAGATGGTGGGGGGCTTTCAGGAAAATGCACTGTTGTGATCCAAGTGACAGATGTGAATGACAATGCCCCAGAACTAGTCATATCGTCATTTACCAGTCCTATCCCTGAGAATTCACCTGAGACCGTGGTGGCTGTTTTTAAGATTCGAGATCAAGATTCGGGAGAAAACGGACAAATGGTTTGTTCTATTGAGGGAAATGTCCCTTTCTTCTTAAAACCATCTATTGACAACTTTTACACCCTGTTAACACAGAGCTCCTTGGATAGAGAAAGTAGGGTCGAGTACAACATCACCATTACAGTCACGGATCTGGGAATTCCGAGGCTCAAAACTGAGTGCAACATCACTGTGCTAATTTCTGACATCAATGACAATCCTCCAGAGTTTACTCAGTCAGCCTACACCTTCTACCTCCAGGAGAATAATATTCCTGCCCTCCATATTGGCAGTGTGAAGGCCAGTGACAGGGATTCAGGGACCAATGCTAAGGTTACTTATTCTTTTCAGTCTCCTAAAGCTGGAGACCTGCCCCTCTTCTCCTATGTCTCCATTAACTCTGACAATGGCAATCTCTATGTCCTGAGATCCCTGGATTATGAAGTCATCCAAGATTTCCAATTCACTGTAAGGGCAACTGATGGAGGCACCCCACCCCTGAGCAGCCAAGCCCTAGTTCAGGTTGTGGTCCTAGATAAGAATGATAACTCTCCTTTTGTGCTATATCCCCCACAGAATGGCACAGTTCCCTGCAATGATCTAGTGCCCAGAACTGCAGAACCAGGTTACCTGGTCACCAAAGTGGTGGGTGTAGATATGGATTCAGGGCAAAATTCTTGGCTTTCCTACCAGCTGCTCAAGGCCACAGACCCCGGTCTCTTCACTTTATGGGCCCACAATGGGGAAATTCGCACAGCAAGGCCCATCAGTGACAAAGATGCCATTAAGCAGAAGCTTCTGGTGCTGGTGAAGGACAATGGGGAGCCACCTCTGTCCACTGTGGCCTCATTGAATGTACTATTGGTGGACGGCTTCTCTGAGCCCTACCTGCAACTCTCAGATGCACCCAAGGAACAAGTCCAGATTGATTCCCTCACCGTTTACTTGATCATTTCTTTAGCtctcatctcctttctttttctggtctctattattatgtttattgCTATTtgcctgtggaagaggaaaagagatgcCACAGATTGTAGTCAATTTGATCCAAATAACCCCTTCCCAAACCATCTTTTGGATGTCAGCAGAACAGGGACCTTGTCCCAGAACTACCAATATGAGGTGTGTCTCACCAGTGGTTCAGGGACAGATGAGTTCAAGTTCCTGAAGCCTATTCTACCCAGCGTTCCTCCTCAAGCTACTTAG